ttgaaaaaaaaataaaaaaaactatttctagCTTATGAAGACGGGAAAAACGACCGCAGAGTGGAAGGAGACAAAAGGGGCAAATAACACCAAAATATTCACTCGGTCCGTCGATTTCCACTTGTGTTCTTTGCCATCTCAGTctggtttgggatttttttttgttgttttttaatttcactATAGACCCACGGTGCACGGCGTGGGGACCAGCTGCTGGCTTGTTTTCATCTGCTGCTGTTGGGCCCcggaagacgacgacgacgacgaggccGAATTGGAGCGGATCTTCGTATTGGGCAGCTTGTGCTCCTTCTTCCACTTCATGCGACGGTTTTGAAACCAGATCTTAACCTGGCGCTCGGACAGGCACATTGTGTGCGCGATCTCCACCCGCCTACGCCGCGTCAGGTAGCGGTTGAAGTGGAACTCCTTCTCCAGTTCCAGAGCCTGCTGGCGGGTGTAGGCAGTGCGGGACCTCTTGGGCACTCCTCCGGTGTAACTGGCATTGACTGGGGTGGAGGTtgaatgaggggggggggggaaggaggTGGAGTGTGGGGTCGCACACAGGCACACAGGCAGGTGTTAAAGACAAGATTCTCTCCAGAAAGCAATAAAAACCGCCGACTATATTTGCTTTAACGCACGTACAAGCATCCGGGGACAGCTGACGCTTAGGAAAGATTAACTAAACAGCGGGGTCGGATATTACACATTGGCTCCATTCCAGTGGAGGAGGCAGTTTGGGTTAAAAAGCAACAAAGGCGCATGAGCCCCGACAGACGAACACAGGCAATAAAATTTACGAGGGTCCTTAATTACCGACCCCGCTGCTCCATAGTCGTAAATTGCAGCTGCAAAGTGGCTGCCAGCTACCAGCGCTGTCCTCCACGCCACGCGTGCGTGCTTTTCTCACAACTCACCGGTGTTTACGTGGACCTTTTTCATCCAGGGATACACCACCGGCTCTTTGCCCTTCACCGCGCCGGGGTAGACCTCACCGGCGAGGCTGCATGAGTCCTTAACGGCCCCCGCTCCGCCGTCCGGGGCCGAGCCGAGGCGCGGTCCGTGGTTCTGCTGCTGAGGAAGCGTTTGCGGCTGCGCCGTGGAATGGTGGCCGTCGGTGAAATCGTCCAGTCCGGCGGCGGGGACGCTGCCGTAATCGTAGCCCGGTTCCGTGTAGTTGGACCTGGGGTAGGATGGCTCTTCGTGATGGGGGAAGCCCGCGTCTTTTGGCCGCTCGTAGTAGTCCCCCGGGTTGGGGATGTATCCGCCCTGCTGGTATTCGTCGCATGGAGGAAAGGACGGCTCGATATAGTTGGAGTTTATCAAGTAGGAACTCATGGTCATTAATTTGTGAAGTGCAACAATACTAATTTTTATCGCGCTGTCGTTTTTCTGATCTCCACAAAACCCTCCTACTCGCTGTCAAATGTACAAAGTTGTGTGGTCACGTGAGCGCGGCCGCCAATCAGCGCGCGTCCTGCGGGCATCATGTAAACAGGAACCAATGGAAAGCATGGCACTGGCATCGCCAGAACCTCTCCGGACTGGCTTACGTAGCTGTTTTCCTTGTTAAATCACATTATAGAAAAGCAAAACCAATCAAGAGACTTGTTTACTGCACGCAGTCAAACTTATGTGGGCGAGGCTTCATGTGGGAAAAGACGAGAAACTACCAAATATGAGGATAATATGCTTTCATTTTAACGCGTATTTGGGATTATTAACATACATGTTGCTCGCGTCTTTGTGCACAAttgagtgtaaaataaatattttgacactATCATCATCAAAACCTTCATGGACAATGACTTGCACcagcggttaaaaaaaatacacaaaacaccTCGCACGATTGCACgtgtgcaaaacaaaacaaaaaaaacaaaacaaaaaaacacgtcaTTTTGCCTGTGTCAAAACCGTACAAATCTGGCAACCAACGCCGATATGAATCCTATTATTCCGAAGTCCTTGCATATCTGTCAACTCATCATTAAACACAATTTTGAGCGTGGATGACAAAGATCTTCAAAACATATTGTCACACTCATTGGCTAAAAGTATTGTGAAAGGCTCACCAAGAAACAATTGCAGACATGCAGCACATATCTGGCAACACAAGCGGCTGCAAAACAAAGCGCTGCATGGGGATGTTTTTGCACGAAGGACACGAGACGCGATGTTAAGGacacaaaatgtgcaaaagcaGAATAGGTTGTCTTTAATATAGTATAAGATTTCTAAATAAATTcgtataaaaaaacattttagcacAAATCTATAATATTCGAATTGGGTGCAAAAATAGGTACACTTCAATTCAGTTCAGTTTAAAAATCCATCAAAAAAGGAGAGGGCACTTATGACCACATATAGaaacaccaccaacaatgaaataattgtaataataaaaatgacaaaataataattattattcagATCTGAAGTTGACTAAAAGTTTTTTGCACTCTTTCCATATTAAGCATCCATTTTTATAGCCTGCTTCttgtttaaatgcattttatatattttgccagtcctgttaaaaaaaacaaaaaacatcgcCAATTGTATAGCAAtgacaacccccaccccccaaaaaaagtctttCTAAATAAAAGTTTCTGACCTTGCTGCTGTCCATCAGCCATCACGTGCAGTCCCCGCTGCCGCTCCATCGTGGAGGTGAGAAAATGTCCTTCAAGATGCTCCAACTCCACACCAGGACACCCTACCGGCGTCAACAAGGCCTCTGCATGCACAAACAAGGAGTCCAAACTTAAGAAATATTAAAACGCGTTTCCTTTTCTCCccatcaacctttttttttcaccccctcCCGAGTCCCCCGCTTCTCTGTCTTCACTCCCCCAAACAGAGATAACTTGTGGCTGACCCCAAAGTGACACAGTTTCCATTTTGTTTCTGATTAATCTTGCCCATTGACAGTCTTTGTTAAACAACAAGGCGTGCCCCCTTCTTCCAAAGGGGCGACATTTTCATATCAGTTAGACGCGCTGACCCGCTCTTCACCCCGGACTTGGACTTCTGGCCAACTGTGGATTTTCTGAGACCGCTTTTCAATATTCTGAGCTTCTGGATTCGTTTTTCTTTAAAAGGGACCGCAAAGGATGAATTTGACTAAGCTTGGAATATTGCAAATATCCATAAAATGTCATTGCAGAGAAAGATTGCAGGTGAAACTTACAGCCGGCCGCTGGTTCGAAGGGATTCTGTTTAAATATGGGCCGTTACTGCGAGTTGAGTGAAATATGCGCCGCTGAACTTGTTGCTTTTCGTAAAAAAAAGGTATTGGTTTATTTTAGAGGCCTGCGTGGTGAGCACTGAAAATAATATTTCTGCAAAGCATCTCGAGTGAAATTCAacccaaaagaaaataaaaaaatgcccaCAGTTTACAAGCGAGCTCGACCGTGATGTCGCATGCATGCTCGCCGGCGAGCATAAACCGCAAGTGAAGGTCTGCTGAGGTAAGATACATCACCCTGACACTTTACTGTAAATTTAGATTATGAGTCAAGTGCTGAGGCGATAGTGACAGATTACAGGTGGCTCACGCAAGGTCTCTTGTCTATACGTAATAAGAATGGATATCCTTCTGCATCAAGTGTCGATGGAGCGGAAAATATCCATCAAAAGTTCACAGAAAATATTTggatgtggtaaaaaaaaaaagttcacatgtgtataaattgcattttcaaaatgtacctgtgcttaaaatttaaatttacagtacaccaagtttaaatgaattgtatGATATTTTGACTGGAATATTATCattttcaataaagtttttttttttaatcaaatgtgttttttttatgctgctaTTCTGATGTCTGCTAATAAAGGTTTGTTTTCAtatctgctttttatttattccccTATAACGTTTTGATTCAATGTATATCGTCATATATTTAGGTATTGTATATTACATTAAATTCaccttttaaatttttattttaaatcgaattgtaaattaaaataataataataataatttcaacacACTGTTTTTTGTTCTAATA
The sequence above is drawn from the Vanacampus margaritifer isolate UIUO_Vmar chromosome 17, RoL_Vmar_1.0, whole genome shotgun sequence genome and encodes:
- the hoxa4a gene encoding homeobox protein Hox-A4a, producing the protein MTMSSYLINSNYIEPSFPPCDEYQQGGYIPNPGDYYERPKDAGFPHHEEPSYPRSNYTEPGYDYGSVPAAGLDDFTDGHHSTAQPQTLPQQQNHGPRLGSAPDGGAGAVKDSCSLAGEVYPGAVKGKEPVVYPWMKKVHVNTVNASYTGGVPKRSRTAYTRQQALELEKEFHFNRYLTRRRRVEIAHTMCLSERQVKIWFQNRRMKWKKEHKLPNTKIRSNSASSSSSSSGAQQQQMKTSQQLVPTPCTVGL